Proteins from a single region of Starkeya sp. ORNL1:
- a CDS encoding Ldh family oxidoreductase — protein MDVAQNQAPAAVAPVRLSRDELAALAVRALAAQGMPEPDAIDAAEILVLADLFGVSTHGVDRIPVYSERLRIGGIKALPSVAVERSAPSLLRVDGDNGIGPLIGRRALRATMELARETGLAAAFVRGSNHFGPIISYAHIAAAAGFATIIATNATTTIAPSGGKEAKLGNNPLGLGVPNPGGDPVILDMAMSVVARAKVRLAADKGEAIPPSWATDRDGRPTTDPTAALHGFLQPIGGYKGYGLALMVDLFAGLMSGAAYLNHVSSWADAPEAPQNLGHIFILFDTNRLGRPDWLGPLVEDFTAILHATPPADPARPVLVPGETEYRAFHQRSRDGIELPAALHAKLTALAGKRN, from the coding sequence ATGGATGTCGCGCAAAACCAGGCACCCGCTGCTGTCGCCCCGGTCCGGCTTTCAAGGGACGAACTGGCAGCCCTCGCCGTACGCGCCCTCGCAGCGCAAGGCATGCCGGAGCCGGATGCGATCGACGCGGCGGAGATACTGGTGCTGGCCGATCTGTTCGGCGTCTCGACCCACGGCGTCGACCGCATCCCGGTCTATAGCGAGCGGCTGCGCATCGGCGGCATCAAGGCGCTCCCGAGCGTCGCGGTCGAACGCAGCGCACCCTCGCTGCTGCGCGTCGACGGCGACAACGGCATCGGGCCGCTGATCGGCCGGCGCGCGCTGCGCGCCACCATGGAGCTGGCGCGCGAGACCGGGTTGGCCGCGGCCTTCGTGCGTGGCAGCAATCATTTCGGCCCGATCATCTCCTACGCGCACATCGCCGCCGCGGCAGGCTTCGCCACCATCATCGCCACCAATGCAACGACGACGATTGCCCCCTCTGGCGGCAAGGAGGCGAAGCTCGGCAATAACCCCCTGGGGCTCGGCGTTCCCAATCCGGGCGGCGATCCCGTGATCCTCGACATGGCCATGAGCGTGGTCGCCCGGGCCAAGGTCCGTCTCGCGGCGGACAAGGGCGAAGCCATTCCGCCAAGCTGGGCCACCGACCGCGATGGGCGCCCGACCACTGATCCGACTGCCGCGCTCCATGGCTTCCTGCAACCGATCGGCGGCTACAAGGGCTATGGCCTCGCCTTGATGGTCGATCTGTTCGCGGGATTGATGTCGGGTGCGGCCTATCTGAACCATGTGAGTTCATGGGCGGACGCACCCGAGGCGCCGCAGAATCTCGGCCACATCTTCATCCTGTTCGACACCAACCGGTTGGGACGGCCGGATTGGCTCGGCCCGCTGGTCGAGGACTTCACCGCGATACTGCACGCCACGCCGCCGGCCGATCCGGCCCGGCCGGTGCTGGTGCCGGGCGAGACCGAGTATCGCGCCTTCCATCAACGCAGCCGCGACGGCATCGAACTGCCCGCGGCATTGCACGCCAAGCTGACGGCCCTCGCGGGCAAACGAAACTGA
- a CDS encoding tripartite tricarboxylate transporter TctB family protein produces MTTSILRNKDFLGGCLLIAIGAAAAFIARDYSFGTPRQMGPGFLPTTLSFVLMGLGLAIALKAARTGELLEGAGALRPIIVVLGGVVLFSQTLEPLGLVLSSFILVMVACAAHTPFRLKESLLLSVGLTVGVVVLFAYALGVPFSLWPWSE; encoded by the coding sequence ATGACAACCAGCATTCTCAGGAACAAAGACTTTCTCGGCGGGTGCCTGCTGATCGCCATCGGCGCGGCCGCCGCCTTCATCGCGCGCGACTACAGCTTCGGCACGCCGCGCCAGATGGGGCCGGGCTTCCTGCCCACCACCCTGTCCTTCGTGCTGATGGGCCTCGGCCTCGCCATCGCGCTCAAGGCGGCGCGTACCGGCGAGTTGCTGGAGGGCGCCGGAGCGCTACGCCCGATCATCGTCGTGCTCGGCGGCGTCGTCCTGTTCTCGCAGACGCTGGAGCCGCTCGGCCTGGTGCTGTCGTCCTTCATCCTGGTGATGGTCGCCTGCGCCGCCCACACCCCGTTCCGCTTAAAGGAATCGCTGCTGCTGTCGGTCGGACTGACGGTCGGCGTGGTGGTGCTGTTCGCCTATGCGCTCGGCGTGCCGTTCTCCCTCTGGCCGTGGAGCGAGTGA
- a CDS encoding tripartite tricarboxylate transporter permease: protein MDIFSNLALGFEVALSPERLLYCFVGVLLGTFIGVLPGVGPLVTISVLLPITYNLDPSSSLIMLAGIYYGAQYGGSTTAILVNLPGESSSVVTCLDGYQMARQGRAGPALAIAAIGSFIAGTASNLVVAAFAPALGAWALTFGSPEYFSIMVLGLLTAAVLAHGSILKSISMIVLGLLLGLSGTDVTSGTYRFTFGIAELSDGLDFVVIAMGVFGLADIIANIQRPETREIFSAKISNLMPSRADLKASAAPIARGTLLGSVLGILPGTGTTISSFLSYALEKKVSRHPERFGKGAIEGVAGPESANNAAAQTAFIPTLTLGIPHNGTMALMLGALTMFGISPGPQVMTSHPDLFWGLVASMWIGNLMLVILNLPLLGIWVKMLAVPYRLLYPAIVILSCIGVYTLNNSSVSILLLAVFGLVGLILVKLDFEPAPLLLGFILGPMMEENLRRSMVLSKGDPTIFLTRPLSLTVLLISAALLGSMLIPMIRHKKEEAIASDA, encoded by the coding sequence ATGGACATCTTTTCAAACCTCGCCCTCGGCTTCGAAGTCGCGCTCTCGCCCGAACGGCTGCTCTATTGCTTCGTCGGCGTGCTGCTCGGCACCTTCATCGGCGTGCTGCCCGGCGTCGGACCTCTGGTCACGATCAGCGTGCTGCTGCCGATCACCTATAATCTCGACCCCTCATCCTCGCTCATCATGCTCGCCGGCATCTATTACGGCGCGCAGTATGGCGGCTCGACCACGGCGATCCTCGTCAATCTTCCCGGCGAGTCCTCCTCCGTGGTGACGTGCCTCGACGGCTACCAGATGGCCCGCCAGGGCCGCGCCGGGCCGGCACTGGCGATCGCCGCCATCGGCTCGTTCATCGCCGGCACGGCGTCGAACCTCGTCGTCGCGGCTTTCGCGCCCGCACTCGGCGCCTGGGCGCTCACCTTCGGCTCGCCGGAATATTTCTCGATCATGGTGCTGGGCCTGCTGACGGCGGCGGTCCTGGCGCACGGCTCGATCCTGAAATCGATCAGCATGATCGTGCTCGGCCTGCTGCTCGGTCTGTCCGGCACCGACGTCACCTCCGGCACCTACCGCTTCACCTTCGGCATAGCGGAACTCAGCGACGGTCTGGACTTCGTGGTCATCGCCATGGGGGTGTTCGGCCTCGCCGACATCATCGCCAATATCCAGCGGCCGGAGACGCGCGAGATCTTCTCCGCGAAGATCAGCAACCTGATGCCGAGCCGGGCGGACCTCAAGGCGAGCGCGGCACCGATCGCGCGGGGCACCCTGCTCGGCTCGGTCCTCGGCATCCTGCCGGGCACCGGAACGACCATCAGCTCGTTCCTGTCCTATGCGCTCGAGAAAAAGGTCTCGCGTCATCCCGAACGCTTCGGGAAAGGCGCGATCGAAGGCGTGGCAGGGCCGGAATCGGCCAACAATGCCGCGGCCCAGACCGCCTTCATCCCGACGCTGACGCTCGGCATCCCGCACAACGGCACCATGGCGCTGATGCTCGGCGCGCTGACCATGTTCGGCATCTCTCCCGGTCCACAAGTGATGACCTCGCACCCCGATCTGTTCTGGGGCCTCGTCGCCTCGATGTGGATCGGCAATCTGATGCTGGTGATCCTCAACCTGCCCTTGCTCGGCATCTGGGTGAAGATGCTCGCCGTGCCCTACCGGCTGCTCTATCCGGCCATCGTCATCCTCTCCTGCATCGGCGTCTACACGCTGAACAACAGCTCGGTCTCGATCCTGTTGCTCGCCGTCTTCGGGCTGGTCGGGCTCATCCTGGTGAAGCTCGATTTCGAACCGGCCCCGCTGCTGCTCGGCTTCATCCTCGGGCCGATGATGGAAGAGAATCTGCGCCGCTCGATGGTGCTCTCCAAGGGCGATCCGACGATCTTCCTGACCCGGCCGCTGAGCCTGACGGTTCTCCTGATCTCGGCGGCGCTGCTGGGCTCGATGCTGATCCCGATGATCCGCCACAAGAAGGAGGAAGCGATCGCGAGCGACGCGTGA
- a CDS encoding tripartite tricarboxylate transporter substrate binding protein: protein MLKLKSLAIALLVALALPAAAQTNYPDKPIRLVLPFPPGGGTDGIARVVGDALGKRLGQQILIDNRPGAGGNIASDLVAKAAPNGYTLLMGFSTALTVNPGLYPNLSFNVQKDFVPITELADGQYILVVHPDVPVKSVAELIAYAKANPGKLNFASGGTGSPLHLAGELFKATAGVNLTHLAYKGGGPAATAVLGNEAQVLFGSVAATLPQIQAGKLRALATTGLERLPQLPDVPTLDESGLKGFEVTTWYGFLAPTGTPQPILTKLHDETVAVLQEQKVKDGLALLGLEPVGGTPQAFAELIARETASWTKIIKEAGIKPE from the coding sequence ATGCTCAAGCTGAAATCACTCGCCATTGCCCTGCTCGTCGCGCTGGCATTGCCCGCGGCGGCGCAGACCAACTATCCCGACAAGCCGATCCGCCTGGTGCTGCCGTTCCCGCCCGGAGGCGGCACCGACGGCATTGCCCGGGTCGTCGGCGATGCCCTCGGCAAGCGCCTCGGGCAGCAGATCCTGATCGACAACCGCCCGGGCGCCGGCGGCAACATCGCGTCCGATCTCGTCGCCAAGGCGGCGCCGAATGGCTACACGCTGCTCATGGGCTTCAGCACCGCGCTGACGGTCAATCCGGGGCTCTATCCGAACCTGTCCTTCAACGTCCAGAAGGACTTTGTCCCGATCACCGAGCTGGCCGACGGGCAGTATATACTGGTGGTTCACCCGGACGTTCCGGTAAAATCGGTGGCGGAACTCATCGCCTACGCCAAGGCCAATCCCGGCAAGCTCAACTTCGCCTCCGGCGGAACCGGCAGCCCGCTGCATCTCGCGGGCGAGTTGTTCAAGGCTACTGCCGGGGTGAACCTCACCCATCTCGCCTATAAGGGTGGCGGCCCGGCGGCGACGGCGGTGCTCGGCAACGAGGCCCAGGTGCTGTTCGGCAGCGTCGCCGCCACGCTCCCGCAGATCCAGGCCGGCAAGCTCAGGGCGCTGGCGACGACCGGGCTCGAGCGGCTGCCGCAGCTTCCGGACGTCCCGACGCTGGATGAGAGCGGCCTGAAAGGGTTCGAGGTGACCACGTGGTACGGCTTCCTCGCGCCTACGGGGACGCCGCAGCCGATCCTGACCAAGCTCCATGACGAAACCGTCGCGGTGCTGCAGGAGCAGAAGGTCAAGGACGGCCTCGCGCTTCTCGGGCTTGAGCCCGTCGGCGGCACGCCGCAGGCCTTCGCCGAGCTGATCGCGCGCGAGACCGCCTCCTGGACCAAGATCATCAAGGAAGCCGGCATCAAGCCGGAGTGA
- a CDS encoding DUF1254 domain-containing protein encodes MRIILVYSLSFLVLAPCAASSQPAPVNVDNFKRAETDFYMSKTVDAGGLGKFVHNRTPTPIDKQPVVRMNRDTLYSQALFDLDAGPVTITLPDAGKRFISMQIINEDHYTPMVVYKPGRTTLTRDKVGTRYVFVAVRILVDPNDTRDLAQVHALQDALKVQQKSVGKFEAPNWDLAQQKKIRDALEALSAASGSFTNAFGPKGKVDPVMHLIGTAAGWGGNPDKDASYPSVTPAKNDGKTVYKLRVKDVPVDAFWSISVYNDKGFFEKNDYDAYSVNSITGKKSADGAIDIQFGGCDGKIANCLPITQGWNYTFRLYRPRAAILNGTWKMPEAQPAS; translated from the coding sequence ATGCGAATAATTTTGGTCTACAGCCTGAGTTTCCTGGTTCTCGCGCCTTGCGCGGCGTCCTCACAGCCGGCTCCTGTCAACGTCGACAACTTCAAGCGAGCCGAGACCGATTTCTATATGAGCAAAACGGTCGACGCAGGTGGCCTCGGCAAGTTCGTCCATAACCGGACGCCGACGCCGATCGACAAGCAGCCTGTGGTCCGGATGAACCGGGATACGCTCTATTCGCAGGCGCTCTTCGACCTCGACGCCGGCCCGGTGACCATAACCCTTCCCGATGCCGGCAAGCGCTTCATCTCGATGCAGATCATCAACGAAGACCATTACACCCCGATGGTGGTCTACAAGCCGGGCCGTACGACGCTCACCAGGGATAAGGTCGGCACTCGCTATGTGTTCGTTGCGGTCCGTATCCTTGTCGATCCCAACGACACCAGGGACCTCGCGCAGGTTCACGCTTTGCAAGATGCGCTGAAGGTGCAGCAGAAGTCGGTCGGCAAGTTCGAGGCCCCGAACTGGGACCTGGCTCAACAGAAGAAGATCCGTGACGCGCTCGAAGCGCTGTCCGCCGCATCGGGCAGCTTCACCAACGCTTTCGGTCCGAAGGGAAAGGTCGATCCGGTCATGCACCTGATCGGAACGGCAGCCGGCTGGGGCGGCAACCCCGACAAGGATGCCTCCTACCCGTCGGTGACCCCGGCCAAAAACGACGGCAAGACGGTCTACAAGCTCAGGGTCAAGGATGTCCCCGTCGACGCTTTCTGGTCCATCAGCGTTTACAACGACAAGGGCTTCTTCGAGAAGAACGACTACGACGCCTATTCGGTCAACAGCATTACCGGCAAGAAGAGCGCTGATGGTGCGATCGACATCCAGTTCGGCGGTTGCGACGGCAAGATCGCGAATTGCCTGCCGATTACGCAAGGGTGGAATTACACATTTCGGCTCTACCGTCCCCGAGCCGCGATCCTGAACGGCACCTGGAAGATGCCGGAAGCGCAGCCTGCATCGTAG
- a CDS encoding phosphatase PAP2 family protein has translation MLKGLGMSRTGTTLRAAHVSLLALLAFCGQAVAQAGEAQPNVTDPHFKIAPGYLKRSDLPNSLVLLGPPPEANSAALARDEEARRATIPLRNTERWKLARTDADLAFPQAADNFSCAMGVRIDSEQTPRLYAMMQKMLSDFGLSTYGVKNRYNRVRPFVVHNEATCRADQEAILREDGSYPSGHTAAGWGWALVFAQINPERADALLKRGLEFGQSRVICDAHWQSDVDAGRIMGAATVARLQTEPTFLADLQAAKAEVEDAKAKSVPSVAECAAEAAALSAR, from the coding sequence ATGTTGAAAGGACTGGGAATGTCGAGGACCGGGACCACGCTGCGGGCCGCCCATGTTTCCCTGCTTGCGCTGCTCGCATTCTGCGGGCAGGCCGTGGCGCAGGCGGGCGAAGCCCAGCCCAATGTCACCGACCCGCATTTCAAGATCGCTCCGGGCTATCTGAAGCGGTCCGACCTGCCGAACAGTCTGGTCCTGCTCGGCCCGCCGCCCGAGGCGAATTCCGCCGCGCTGGCCCGGGACGAGGAAGCACGCAGGGCGACGATCCCATTACGAAACACCGAGCGCTGGAAGCTCGCCCGTACCGACGCCGATCTCGCCTTTCCGCAGGCCGCCGACAATTTCTCCTGCGCGATGGGTGTCCGGATCGACAGCGAGCAGACCCCGCGCCTCTACGCGATGATGCAGAAGATGCTGTCGGATTTCGGCCTCTCCACCTATGGCGTGAAGAACAGGTACAACCGGGTCCGCCCTTTCGTGGTTCACAACGAAGCGACCTGTCGGGCGGATCAGGAGGCGATCCTGCGCGAGGACGGCTCCTACCCGTCCGGGCACACGGCTGCGGGCTGGGGCTGGGCTCTCGTCTTCGCGCAGATCAATCCCGAGCGCGCGGATGCCCTGCTGAAGCGCGGCCTCGAATTCGGGCAGAGCCGCGTCATTTGCGACGCGCATTGGCAGAGCGACGTCGATGCCGGGCGGATCATGGGCGCGGCGACGGTCGCACGGCTGCAAACCGAACCGACTTTCCTCGCCGACCTCCAGGCCGCCAAAGCGGAAGTCGAAGACGCGAAGGCGAAGTCGGTGCCCTCGGTCGCCGAATGCGCCGCGGAGGCTGCTGCACTGTCCGCACGGTAA
- a CDS encoding AraC family transcriptional regulator, with product MADIPLTRGQFLLPFVSILDDIGAPTETLLERSRLPSSLAEKSDLYLPLLPALRFVETAQRAQGIADFGFLAAQRLHFSHMREKTRALIAHSPTLLVALRHACYWASREDTILSMWIEHAADHVRVCSRLAGTGGLLHLKYAQWIQNIFSIYIIRQFAGPDWMPTAIAFESSYAPSPATRSCWPNVRFLSGQHAAWISLPIALLSLPNRSTTSFAPPRDNEDGPSAYDIVDLLKLMLPAYLDEGTTALADVAEIAGVSTRTLQRKLAHVGLSYSDILDTVRYENASRLLRDTDCRIIDVAFSSGYADPAHFSRAFRRISGVTPRQFREQSRRG from the coding sequence ATGGCTGATATCCCTTTGACGCGCGGCCAGTTCCTGCTGCCCTTCGTCAGCATCCTCGACGATATCGGCGCCCCCACGGAGACGCTCCTGGAGCGATCCCGGCTGCCATCGTCCCTGGCCGAAAAGAGCGACCTCTATTTGCCGCTCCTGCCGGCGCTGCGCTTCGTCGAAACCGCGCAAAGAGCCCAGGGCATCGCGGATTTCGGCTTTCTCGCTGCCCAGCGGCTGCATTTCTCCCATATGAGGGAAAAGACACGGGCCCTGATCGCGCATTCACCCACGCTGCTCGTCGCGCTCCGGCACGCCTGCTATTGGGCGTCGCGGGAAGACACGATTCTGAGCATGTGGATCGAACACGCCGCCGATCATGTGCGGGTCTGCAGCCGGCTCGCCGGCACGGGCGGACTGCTGCATCTGAAATACGCGCAATGGATCCAGAATATTTTCTCGATCTACATTATCCGGCAATTCGCAGGGCCCGACTGGATGCCCACGGCGATCGCCTTCGAATCGTCTTATGCGCCGAGCCCGGCCACGCGGTCCTGCTGGCCGAATGTGCGGTTTCTGTCGGGCCAGCATGCCGCCTGGATCAGCCTGCCGATCGCGCTCCTTAGCCTCCCCAACCGTTCGACCACCTCTTTTGCGCCGCCGCGCGACAATGAGGACGGTCCTTCCGCCTACGACATCGTCGATCTGCTCAAGCTCATGTTGCCGGCCTATCTGGATGAGGGAACAACGGCTCTTGCCGACGTCGCCGAGATCGCGGGCGTCAGCACGCGGACGCTTCAACGCAAGCTCGCCCATGTCGGACTGTCCTATTCGGACATACTCGACACCGTCAGGTACGAGAATGCGAGCCGGCTGCTGCGCGACACCGATTGCAGGATCATCGACGTCGCCTTTTCCTCAGGCTATGCCGACCCTGCGCATTTCAGCCGCGCTTTCCGACGTATCTCAGGCGTGACGCCGCGACAGTTTCGTGAGCAATCGCGGCGCGGCTAA
- a CDS encoding MmgE/PrpD family protein has protein sequence MTDVSRGLTAAVADFAVGTTFGDIPAEVNHLGRKSILDALGPAIVGAITPTCEVLQGYLAGLGLPAQGATVIGTAQRLPARFAALANGTATHADDYDDTMQAATGKFQGIHPTAPVLSALLAKAETSGRMRSGRELLHAYQVGVEVACKLFDATAPEHILNGFHSTGTCGLLGAAVAVSVFEGAPAATIGTALGIAASSAAGLQENFGTMTKPYHAGRSAEGGIVAYDLTAAGFTASPIILEAKRGFFQAYGGGWQPERIVGRLGAPWSFVDRGIWLKPWPTGSLGHPAMTVFLDLATRYDIDPAKVRRIMVRTSENIHRTLLHHRPKTELEGKFSLEFCIAALLQDRRLGLRDFTDEYVESAPIQRLIELIDYQTFSEAEARAAGYSIVTTFGELELDDGTVVSDRRDYGKGSQSNPMSDDEVVAKFLDCCAYADWPTDKAQRIVDIVWRLDDLPDTADLTACLGR, from the coding sequence ATGACCGATGTTTCCCGCGGCTTGACCGCGGCCGTGGCCGACTTCGCCGTCGGCACGACATTCGGGGACATTCCTGCCGAGGTGAACCACCTCGGCAGGAAGTCGATCCTCGATGCGCTCGGGCCGGCGATCGTCGGCGCGATCACGCCGACCTGCGAGGTGCTGCAAGGCTACCTCGCCGGCCTCGGCCTCCCGGCGCAGGGCGCGACGGTGATCGGAACGGCGCAGCGGCTTCCAGCCCGCTTCGCCGCTCTGGCCAACGGCACGGCGACCCATGCCGACGATTATGACGACACGATGCAGGCGGCCACCGGCAAGTTCCAGGGCATCCACCCGACCGCGCCGGTGCTCTCGGCCTTGCTGGCCAAGGCGGAGACTTCCGGCCGCATGCGCAGCGGCCGGGAGCTGCTGCATGCCTACCAGGTCGGCGTCGAGGTGGCGTGCAAGCTGTTCGACGCCACCGCTCCGGAACACATATTGAACGGCTTCCACTCCACCGGGACATGCGGCCTGCTCGGTGCCGCGGTCGCCGTTTCGGTGTTCGAAGGCGCTCCCGCGGCCACGATCGGTACCGCGCTCGGCATCGCGGCAAGCTCCGCCGCCGGCTTGCAGGAAAACTTCGGCACCATGACGAAGCCGTACCATGCGGGCCGCTCTGCCGAGGGCGGGATCGTCGCCTACGATCTCACGGCGGCCGGCTTCACCGCGTCGCCGATCATACTGGAAGCGAAGCGCGGCTTCTTCCAGGCCTATGGCGGGGGCTGGCAGCCGGAGCGGATCGTCGGCCGTCTTGGCGCTCCCTGGTCGTTCGTCGATCGCGGCATCTGGCTGAAGCCGTGGCCGACCGGGAGCCTCGGCCACCCGGCCATGACCGTTTTCCTCGATCTCGCCACCCGGTACGACATCGATCCCGCCAAGGTGCGCAGGATCATGGTGCGGACCAGCGAGAACATCCATCGCACGCTGCTGCATCATCGGCCGAAGACCGAGCTTGAGGGCAAGTTCAGCCTGGAGTTCTGCATCGCTGCGCTGCTGCAGGACCGGCGGCTGGGCCTGCGTGACTTCACCGATGAATATGTGGAAAGCGCCCCGATCCAGCGGCTCATCGAGCTGATCGACTACCAGACCTTCAGCGAGGCGGAGGCCCGTGCGGCGGGCTATTCGATCGTGACCACTTTCGGCGAGCTCGAACTCGACGACGGCACCGTAGTTTCGGACCGCCGCGACTATGGCAAGGGCAGCCAGTCCAACCCGATGAGCGACGATGAAGTCGTCGCGAAGTTCCTGGATTGCTGCGCCTATGCCGACTGGCCAACCGACAAGGCGCAGCGGATCGTGGACATCGTCTGGCGCCTGGACGATCTGCCGGACACCGCGGACCTCACCGCCTGCCTCGGTCGCTGA
- a CDS encoding MmgE/PrpD family protein, which produces MTTQGEIVIEPMMRELSEYIAGALARPLPPEVVEKAEHHILDTLAAIAVGTRLKPGKVGLEVMRSEGGRPDCTVGFTDARAPVVHASFAVGMIAGAGETDDSHYLARMHPGCAIVPPILATAELLDRSGEDFLRAVVLGYDIGCRLTMALDEALLDNAFHSPHSIGGLFGGTAGCAALRSFDAQHVRYALSYAVQQTAGVTCWMRDPEHCEKAFVFGGNPARNAANAALLVACGFTGGSDPFHGQHNFFDCMSPNPDRAEMVRGLGRDYEIMRAMIKKWTVGSPIQPALDSSQALLKEYRFAPDDIVAIDAILPDKETKIISNRHMPEICLQHLVALMLVDGDVTLESSHDYERMKDPRVLAVREKITLVPNAEMTRTPPPRQARIEIRLKDGRTIAHHTPATRGTPDNPMAREEVETKAIRLMTPIVGEAVTAKVIDAMRNLPSIRVRDLTAIMSGSDALVKAA; this is translated from the coding sequence ATGACGACACAAGGTGAAATCGTGATCGAGCCGATGATGCGCGAACTGAGCGAATACATCGCCGGCGCGCTGGCACGCCCCCTCCCGCCGGAGGTGGTGGAGAAGGCCGAGCACCACATTCTCGATACGCTCGCGGCGATCGCGGTCGGCACCCGGCTCAAGCCGGGCAAGGTCGGTCTGGAGGTCATGCGTTCGGAAGGCGGACGGCCGGACTGCACCGTGGGCTTCACCGATGCCCGCGCGCCAGTGGTCCATGCCTCGTTCGCCGTCGGCATGATCGCCGGCGCCGGCGAGACCGATGATTCGCACTATCTGGCGCGGATGCATCCGGGCTGCGCCATCGTGCCTCCGATCCTGGCCACCGCCGAACTGCTCGACCGCAGCGGCGAGGATTTCCTGCGGGCGGTCGTGCTCGGCTATGATATCGGCTGCCGGCTAACCATGGCGCTCGACGAGGCACTGCTCGATAACGCGTTCCACAGCCCGCACAGCATTGGCGGCCTGTTCGGCGGTACTGCCGGCTGCGCGGCGCTGCGCAGTTTCGATGCCCAGCATGTCCGCTATGCGCTGTCCTATGCGGTGCAGCAGACCGCGGGCGTCACCTGCTGGATGCGCGATCCCGAACATTGCGAGAAGGCGTTCGTGTTCGGCGGCAACCCGGCGCGCAATGCCGCCAATGCCGCGCTGCTGGTCGCCTGCGGCTTCACTGGCGGCAGCGATCCGTTCCATGGCCAGCACAATTTCTTCGACTGCATGTCGCCGAACCCGGATCGTGCCGAGATGGTACGCGGGCTCGGCCGCGACTACGAGATCATGCGGGCGATGATCAAGAAATGGACCGTCGGCTCGCCGATCCAGCCGGCGCTGGATTCGTCCCAGGCGCTGCTGAAGGAGTACCGCTTCGCCCCTGACGACATCGTCGCCATCGACGCGATCCTCCCCGACAAGGAGACCAAGATCATCAGCAACCGGCACATGCCGGAGATCTGTCTCCAGCACCTCGTCGCGCTGATGCTGGTGGATGGCGACGTCACGCTCGAATCCTCGCACGACTATGAGCGCATGAAGGATCCGCGCGTGCTCGCCGTCCGCGAGAAGATAACCCTCGTTCCCAATGCCGAGATGACCCGCACGCCGCCGCCGCGGCAGGCGCGGATCGAGATCCGGCTGAAGGACGGGCGGACGATCGCCCATCACACCCCGGCGACCCGCGGCACGCCGGACAATCCGATGGCGCGCGAGGAGGTGGAGACCAAGGCGATCCGCCTGATGACGCCGATCGTCGGCGAGGCCGTCACCGCGAAGGTGATCGACGCCATGCGCAATCTGCCGTCCATCCGCGTGCGGGATCTCACCGCGATCATGTCGGGATCCGACGCGCTGGTGAAGGCGGCCTGA
- a CDS encoding GntR family transcriptional regulator encodes MQKTIDRPRRDITDELAARILAHIRESSLQYGAHLPAQELADRFNVSRSPVTQALRVLTEKQILSHVANRGFYVAAAAVPQASDVGLSETASLSGIYFQMAKDRLRGDLEDQVSERALRQRYNLSRGEVSELLDRAAQEGWVERRPGYGWSFSPVLTTPLALEQSYRVRLALEPATLLEPTFYLPRALAEKERERERQLIAGEIETISPDALYERGVRFHETLAEASQNPFFLDVLRRINRMRRLFTYQAMEDRKRYYGQVRDHIRILDLLIENRNVEAADLMRRHIERVLRNVRKIKPKL; translated from the coding sequence ATGCAGAAGACCATCGACCGACCGAGACGGGACATCACGGACGAGCTTGCGGCGCGGATCCTCGCGCACATCCGCGAGAGCAGCCTGCAGTACGGTGCCCACCTGCCGGCGCAGGAGCTTGCCGATCGCTTCAATGTCTCGCGCTCGCCGGTCACGCAGGCATTGCGGGTGCTGACGGAGAAGCAGATCCTCTCGCACGTGGCGAACCGCGGCTTTTACGTCGCGGCGGCGGCGGTGCCGCAAGCATCCGATGTCGGCCTGTCGGAAACCGCCAGCCTCAGCGGCATCTATTTCCAGATGGCGAAGGACCGGCTGCGCGGTGACCTGGAAGACCAGGTCTCCGAACGGGCGCTGCGCCAGCGCTACAATCTGAGCCGCGGCGAGGTCAGCGAACTGCTCGACCGGGCGGCCCAGGAAGGCTGGGTGGAGCGCCGCCCGGGCTATGGCTGGAGCTTTTCGCCCGTACTGACGACGCCGCTCGCCCTGGAACAGAGCTATCGCGTGCGCCTGGCGCTGGAGCCGGCGACATTGCTCGAACCGACCTTCTATCTGCCCCGCGCCCTCGCCGAGAAGGAACGCGAGCGCGAACGCCAGCTGATTGCCGGCGAGATCGAGACCATCTCCCCGGATGCGCTCTATGAGCGCGGCGTGCGCTTTCACGAGACGCTCGCGGAGGCCTCGCAGAACCCGTTCTTTCTCGATGTGTTGCGCCGCATCAACCGGATGCGCCGCCTGTTCACCTATCAGGCGATGGAAGACCGCAAGCGCTATTACGGCCAGGTCCGCGACCACATCCGCATCCTCGATTTGCTGATCGAGAACCGCAATGTCGAGGCCGCCGACCTGATGCGGCGGCACATCGAGCGCGTGCTGCGCAATGTGAGGAAGATCAAACCGAAGCTGTGA